TTTAAACAAAAGGCTGAATTTGATTATATTTTTGTGACCTCTCCACCAATATTTGTAGGTGTGGCAGGTTTAATTGCTAAATGGAAGTTAAAAGCTCCACTAATTTTAGATATAAGAGATTTATGGCCAGAGTCTCTAACTGGTGTACAAGTTTTCTCTAATCCTCTAATCTTAAAAACTGCATATAAAGTAGAAGATATTTTATATAAAAAAGCAACGAAAATAATCGTTAATAGCCGAAGTTTTATTCAATATATGACAAATAAAAATGTCAGTAATCATAAAATTACATTTCTACCTAATTCATTAACAGAAAGTGAATTAGCATATAAAGAGGCTCAATTAGAAAAAGAAAATATAACTGTTATTTATACTGGGAATTTAGGTCTAGCACAGGATTTGCATAAGTTTATGAAAACTGCTGCATTATTAAAGGAAAATACATCAATTAATTTTTCAATTATTGGCTATGGAAAAAATACAAATGAAGTTAAGAATTATATTGAATCGAATGGATTATCAAATATAACACTACATACTGCAAAATCCCGAAACGAAACTTTAAAACTTGTAGCAAGTGCTGATATTGCTTATGTAAGCCTAGTAAACCAAGAAGTATTTAAAACCGTTTTACCAGGGAAAATAATTGACTATATGTGTGTTAAAAAACCAATCATTGGAGATGTAGCAGGGTATGCAAGTGAAATTATTCATGAAGCAAACTGTGGAATGA
This genomic interval from Gottfriedia acidiceleris contains the following:
- a CDS encoding glycosyltransferase family 4 protein, which gives rise to MGLHKKKILLISQHFYPEIGSAANRMKNIYIELKENGFDVKVLTLEPRYPSRELYEDKQFWNEPLIDEKDIIRIDPSIKKHSGSILKRLYLYLEVMVRFIGTIFKQKAEFDYIFVTSPPIFVGVAGLIAKWKLKAPLILDIRDLWPESLTGVQVFSNPLILKTAYKVEDILYKKATKIIVNSRSFIQYMTNKNVSNHKITFLPNSLTESELAYKEAQLEKENITVIYTGNLGLAQDLHKFMKTAALLKENTSINFSIIGYGKNTNEVKNYIESNGLSNITLHTAKSRNETLKLVASADIAYVSLVNQEVFKTVLPGKIIDYMCVKKPIIGDVAGYASEIIHEANCGMILKEDTPEELVENIYKLANDPNLRKNYGENGYQYAYKNLRWKTNINVLLNVMEDIHE